GGTGTCCCCCTTCCGTGTTGCTGCAGACGCCATAACACGGGTACGTCTCTAGATCGTCGCATTCGTTGATATCTGAGCCAACAGTGAGCTTGTAACACCCATTATATTGGTATAGATGTTCATAAACAGGGATAGGAAATTAGTAACTCAAGATGATGTTGGGTTACTCCATCCATTCTAAACTATAGATGgttataaatttttttttaaGTATATAGCTTTAACTATACATATAGATATGATATATATAGTAAAAGTtagaaaagtaaaaaaaaaatctcTATCTCTGTCttttctctctctatatatatattattactaCAGCAAGTAATGATTTCTTTGCCGTCAATCGAAGTTCTAATTGGAATCCGGGTGACCATATATTTAGTTAAGGGATTGAAACCGTTTAGAATTAGCGTTTGGCgagtaaaatagaaaaaaaCTGGAGTCCCCGACCGACACGTACTATGTtattataaaatatatataCTAATCGATATATTTATATGGCTTCCCGTAACAATGCACGGGTATATTTGCTAATCTATAATTTAAAACTGCAGAGTTATCTATCTATTTAGTACTAGACCATTCATTACCTTTGCATCCGTTGGTAATGTAAGGGTTGCCTTCGTAGCCCTGAGCGCAGTCGCAGAGGTGAGCCTGAAGGCCACCAGTGGAATTCCGGCAAAGGCTGTGGCTGCTGTGGCACGCTGCCGAGGACGCGTTGCCGTAGCACGTCGTGTGGTTGATCCTCCAGTCGAGCACCGCAGGGTGCCGCCCCAAATGAAACCCTTCGTGGAAATTGGGATGGGAGCTGATGAACTCCGAATCCACTATCCAGACAATGGCGTCGGAGGTGGGGCCCGGCATCCCGTTCATCCGGAGTACCTTGAACTCGTAGCTGCTGCGCTCCTCCATGATATTCGCCTGGCAGCATCCGACGCCGGAGCAGTCCGGGGTCACGGGAGTAAACCAGCTGCTGTCGTCGTCGTCCCAGTCGCACAACGCGGCGCAGCTGCTCAGGGCCCGGCCGCGAtccccgacgacgacgacctggACGTTGCACCCGCGCACAAACAGCTTGTTACTCCACCACCCTAGAGTGTAGGGTTCCCCGAGAGCGCCGCTCCATGTGCCATTTGTTATGTTGTTGGGCCCGATTCTGGGGTCGTAGGTGCCATTACTGCCGGGGAAGTAGGCGAAGGTGGCGTTGATGCGCACCGTGGCGTTGGGGATGGAGATCTCGAGCGCCTGCACGGTGCCGTCGCCGAGGAAGAGCTCGGGCACGCCGGACGTGCTGTTCCTGCAGGTGACGTTCAGGCCGGGGAGGAAGCAGCCGGGCTCCACGCCGAACGGGTGCGGGATGCTGATGTTGCCGCACCGGCTGGTGCAGCCGGGCAACGACGCTACATCGTCGTCGgtggccgcccccgcccccgacactggcggcggcggcggcagcaccgCTGCCGCAACAGCAACCGCGAATAGCACCGATCGCGTGCTTATCATCCCCACCACCCTCCTCTCCATGGTCGCAAGCACCGCTGCTAGATGGCTCAGTCTCTCTCCACTAGCTAGCTAGTACTCCTAATGGCGACTGTACCGGGTTAATTAATTGTTCTTCCAACACTGTTTCTTCGAGTGGAGCACTGTTCAGCCACTATATAGTGTTGGCGTATGTACTCATTAGCCTCTGCTCCTCCACTATACCAAGCTAGCACATTAAATTAGACCAAAGTTACGAAACAACGAGGAAACGACGGGTCCTGATTCCGTGAATCACGTGGCTGGATTTGCCGATCCTGCATCCAACATTACAGTACTCTACACAGCTAATACCGACAAGCAATGCAAGCTAATCCCCTGTAATAATACACATACCTGCAGATATAGTTCAGACCAGGCCAGCTTTGGGCATCACGCGGGCACCAGAAAACACGTGGTGGTTGCACGACATGCTCATTAGCCCTTTTCACCTTGTTCTAAAGATTCTATCTGATGAGGATCATTAAGCCCCAGCTTTTGGCCCACGCAAGGGGCGCGCGTGCGATTTGTTTATGACCCGGCCCCTGCTAGCAGCTTTGGCAAAAAGGCGAATGAAACTACCTACAACTTTGGAGATGCATGTGTCATGCGCATACGAACAAGCTGAGCCTAACTCAGGTGGCCTGAGGTGTAGAAATAAATGACAAGGGTTTGTTTGGAAGCCCGTGTTCAATCTAAAACTCCTGTAAATTAAACCTACGGAAGTTTTTCCGGAAATTTGATGCTTGGGTGGCTGGTGAGCCGATTAATTTTACAGCTGTTTTGGACCAGACCGCCGGATAGAAATAGTTGTGTGCTGAGATCTGGGAAAAAAATACGACAAATATCGGGCTCCCGCGCTGCGGAGGCACAGCGCCACCAGGTGGCACCGCTTGCTCGACTCGGCGGAGGCTGGTGGCAGTAGCATGCAGGAGCGATCCTATCAAAGATGGCAAGCGATCGAATCCGCGGAGACGGCCGGGGAGGGAATCCACCGCACCCGCTGCAGCAAGGTGCCAATCCACGGCGACTGGGAGCGAGCGAGTCCGCGGCAGCGGCAACCAGACCGACGGCAGCGAGGAATTTTAGCCTCAATTCCTTAGTTTAACATCTTCCACTTGTGATCCACATCTCTACTCTTGTGTTTCTCTTCTTATGCAGCTGTGGCTGGCGAATCGACGGATCGTACATGGCGAGCAATTTGTGTGCTGGCAGAACCGCTGCAGCCACAGCCACCGCGATGCACTCCTGCTAGGTTTCGCGCGCTGTCATGATCGTCTCCATGATATATATCTCCGGCCTATCGCCGCCCTCGTCTCCATGATCGCAACCACTCCTGCTAGACATCTCAGTCTCTCTCCACTAGCTAGATATATATCTAGAGGCAGCTTCACCCATATGAGATTCTATTTTGAAGAAGTAGTACAAACTACTTTTCTAAAATAAGATTCTATTTTAAAAAAGTAGtacaaatatttaaactaaacAGGGTTGAGATGCCCCCTAATGATCACCGATTTGCACCCCCGTAAACATTGCGTTTCAGTCGAGCAATCACCATTAGTATCAGCGCATGCAGAGTTCATATCTCTGATCTGCCTCCTCGGTCGCTTTGTAGTAGTGTTCGCGTCTTAGACGTACTCGGTCGATCTCTGCCAATTAGCTATCAAGAACCAAACTAGTCACCAATTAAGCAACGAGGAAATGGGTCCTGATTCGTGAATCATGTGGCTGGatctctttttttcttcttcttctgcatCCAACAGTACGTGCTTTACAGCTAGCTACCGGACATGCAAGCTGCTAATCCCCCAGGATAATTAATGTACCTGCAAAGTAAGTTCAGATTGTGCCAGGTTCGGGCGGCATCCATCACGCGGGGTGGCTACCGATGGATCGCAGCAGGATTCCCCCGCCGGCCCCGCGTGGCCATGCATGCTTGCAGGCCATGCATGCTTATGGCCTCTTCACTTTCAAATGAGGATTGTTAAGCCCCCAGCTTTTGGCCCACCCGTGATTTGCCACCGCGTTTAGTAGGTTTGGCAAAGGCGAAAGGCCCATCCTGCTTGGTGGTGCTATCGTCGATTCTCTCCGGCAGGCCCACGCTGCTGTAGCGTTCATCGCCCTTCCCGGTCATGTCTGATGCGCATGTAGCGTAGGGTGGCCCATAGACTACCATTCGGACCGCCCGACACGGTCCGGCACGAGCTCGGGCTGGCCCGGGCCAGACCCAGCATGACCCTGCTAACGGATCTTACAGTGCCGCCCATCGTACCGCGTCCTCGGCCAAGCACGAGCCCGCAAGTTCATTTTGTGATCCATTTTGTGCCGGGCTGGTCCGAAAAGCACGGGAACTCCGTCGTGCTCGTGTCGTCCACCGCCCGTGCGCCCGCTCGCTGCTGTCTCCACCGCCTGCGCGCCGTCTCCACCTCCTGGCTCCTGTGCTTCACCGTCGCCATGCTCGCCACGGCCACCCCTGTGCTCCGCCACTTGCCTGCTTCCTGTGGCCATCGCCTGCCAGCCAGCAGATGGGAGCCTGGGAGCACAAGCCActgcagcagcagccgggaggGACGAGGGAAGGTGGAGGCGCGTGCGTCCGTGCGTGTCTCTGTGAAGGTGAGCGGTCCCTGATCCCCGAGTCTAGGAGCAATGGGTAAGGTTTGGGGTTGTGGGGAGAACCGGAACCGAGCACGTCGGGGTGATTTATGGGGTCGAAGTGGAGGTAAAGTTAACGGGACATTTCGGACCGGGCTCTAAAATCCGTGCCGGGCCGGGCCGTCCACCGTGCCATGGTGACAGCCCAAGCACGGTATGAAGTACCGGGCCGTGCCGGCCCGGACACAATGAACATCGGGCCGTGCTGTGCTTGGACTAGGCAAAAAAAATAGTGTCTCGTGCCGAGTTGCCGGACCTTAGGCtttctcatatatatatatatatatatatatatatatatatatatatatatatatatatatatatatatatatatatatatatatatatacccatGACCTCGTCACCCTTTCGAAGACGAGACATGTGGATATGGGTGGGTGTCGCCTTCGTAACCACCGGCACATGACGAAGACTCGACGATGGGGAGTTGGTGACGGACTGACCGGAAACCTCTATGGAGAAAGCTTGCTGGAGCGGTCGCTGCACGAGCAAGAGGCCTTCGATGAGATCCCCGTGCCCGCACGACCAGGGCACCACCATATGATTGGCAGAACCGGGTTACTCGATGGACGGAGGAGAAGACCTGGCGCGCGTAAAGCCAAGTCAAGACAGCGCACGCGTTCtcttttcaattttttttttctcctcGAGAGGCAGAAGGGAACCTCTGCAGTACTGCAGAATAGCTGATTCCACGACGACCACGACCAATAAACGGTTTTGTATTTAATAAGAAAGCAAGATAGCATTTTCCATCTCGcttctgctctctctctctggcgGTCTGGCCTCTGCCTCATACTTGCTCCCAGTTCGTCACTGCTTGAGTATTTGCATCAAGCCGCCGCCCTCTTGTTCTGCTGCTCTGCAGTCCACATGAGGAAGGCAGCTAGTAGAGGATTTGCAGCCTCGGCTGCCATTGTCGGCAcagtactgctgctgctcggcggcgcggcaccagcggcggcggcgaccaccGGCCCGGGGAGGAACAACTGCACCAGGAGCTGCGGTGGCACTGACATCCCGTACCCGTTCGGCGTCGAGCCCGGGTGCTACCACGCCGCCTGGTTCAACCTCACCTGCGACCGCTCCTTCCAGCCGCCGAAGCTGTTCCTGGGCGACGGCACCGTGCAGGTGCTGGAGATCTCCGTCCCCAACGGCACGGTGCGCATCAACAGCAGCCGGCTGCTGCACACGGTCATCGGCGCCGGGGCCAGCGCCGCGAGCGGGCTGTGGGGCCGGGGCCTCCCGCTCGGCGGGCCCTTCTTCCTGTCCGAGTCCAGGAGCAGCGTCGCGCTGGTGGGCTGCGGCGCCCTGGTCCAGCTCCGCGGCGGGGACGATGGCAGCCTGATCGCCTCCTGCGCTGCCGTCTGCCCGCTCGACGGCGACCGCCGGATCGTCGTCGAGTCCAGCGGCGCCTGCGCCGGCGTCGGCTGCTGCCAGGCGAGCATCGTCCTGGGCTACGACTCCTACAACATCCAGGTCAACAAGCTCAACGCATCAGCTTACGCCGAAGCTGCCGTCTACTTGGTTGACAAGGGGATTAGCTACGCCGACGAGGTCGCCGGCAGTGTCTACGGCTACTTTCCTGAGGCGCTCCCGGCCACGCTCGACTGGGTGATCAACCACACAGGGTGCCCGTCTGTATACAGGGACGGAGTCGCCAGCGAATGCGTCAGCTCCAGCAGCAGATGCGTCGACGCAGGTAATAATGTTCCCGATCGTGGGCGTCGGTGCGCCTGCGGTATTGGCTATCAAGGCAACCCTTACATCCTGGATGGATGCCAAGGTAACCATACACTCGCGCTCCCTTTGTTTTTAATTAAGTAGGCGTATTAGGATTTACTAAAGTCTGCGGAGGTATATAGCAAATTTTTATACCACCTTTGTCCCAAAATATAGCAACTTTTAGACTCAGTTAAATTTAAACATCTCCATCTTCGACCAATAATATCttaaaaaataattattttaaaatagaaaatgttacatgttaagtaggctcattacgATGTAGAACATCTTTGGAGGTATGTTTCGAACCATTGATTTCTCTTATCACCAATTGGCTACAAAGTCAACATCATAGTAAAGAATTTTTGGAATACGAATCTATATGTATAGCACGTGTGCACTAAGCATTCTTAATTTCTTATACGTTGAATGACTGTTGGTCAGAATTTGTGAAGTTTGATTTTATGAAATCATAGTATACACCTACTAATTCAATTTCAAATGGAGAGAGTACTATCCATACATGAATCTGCACAGTACGGTACTTAACATCCCCTCCTGATCAATGACGTTTTAATTTGTTCTTCTCTAGATATCGACGAATGTAAGTCTCCAGACATCTACCCATGTTATGGCATCTGCACAAATGTATTAGGGTCTTTTATTTGTGAGTGCCCTTCTGGGTATTACGGAAATGCTTCTGCCCCAGATGGATGCCAAGGTACGTACAAAAATGCAAACAAGATTGCTGATCGAACATTATCTCTACAACTAGTACACTAATTCTTGCCTGATTTGCTTTGCTTTGCTTCCGAACATACGCTATGTTCCCATGAATGATTATTGTATATTTTTTGTTCCAGACATAAACGAGTGTTTGAACCAGGAAGCCTACTCGTGCTATGGCACCTGCCTAAACGTGCCTGGAGCTTTCCACTGTCAATGTCCAACTGGAACCGATGGAAATTCTTCCAGAAAAGGGGGATGCGTTACAATAAAGAACTCATCCCCAGGTGACAAGCCACTTTGTGAACCTATCGCTAATTCATCCGATCCCCCACTTAATCTGTTCGCTTGCACGAGGTACATGAATTTTAACCCCCAAACATTTTATATTTCAGTTTCAGGTTTAGGCATCGGGCTAGGAGTATCTGGTGGTACAAGTCTTTTGCTTCTAGCATTTGGTGCTCCCTTCATAATTCGGAAACTCAAGCAGAGAAAGGTGAAGAAGATGAAAGAGAAATATTTCAACCAAAATCATGGTTTATTATTGCAGCAAATGATATCGCATAAGGCGGACATTGGCGAAAGGATGATAATTACATTAAGGGAGCTGGAGAAGGCTACAGACAATTTTGATAGATCTCGCGTAGTTGGTGGTGGAGGACATGGTGTTGTGTTCAAAGGAATTCTAGATCTGCATGTCGTGGCAGTCAAGAGATCAAAGATTGTAGTGCAAAGAGAAATTGATGAATTCATAAATGAAGTTGCGGTTCTTTCTCAAGTGAACCATAGAAATGTCGTGAAGCTTTTAGGATGTTGCCTTGAGACAGAGGTTCCACTACTAGTTTATGAGTTCATATCGAATGGAACTCTTTATCATCATCTTCACGTTGAAGGACCTGTATCACTTAGATGGGATGACAGGATACGGATTGCACTAGAAGTGGCTAGAGCGCTCTCCTATCTACATTCAGCAGCCTCAATGCCAATATTTCATAGAGATATTAAGTCCTCGAATATACTTCTGGATGACAATTTAACTGCCAAGGTATCAGACTTTGGAGCTTCAAGATATATCCCAATTGATCAGACAGGTATAACTACAGCGATTCAAGGTACAATTGGTTACTTAGACCCAATGTACTATTACACAGGCCGACTAACAGACAAGAGTGATGTCTTCAGCTACGGGGTTCTTCTTATAGAATTGCTTACAAGGAAGAAACCATTTGGGTATAGATCTGATGGTGGTGATGGCATTGTTTCATATTTTGTCTCACTATTGACGAAAGGCAAATTGTTTGATATAATAGATCCTCAAGTTATAGAGGAAGAAGACGGAGAAGTCCAAGAAGTAGCCACACTGGCAGCAATGTGTACTAAACTGAAGGGAGAAGATCGGCCTACAATGAGAGAAGTAGAGATGACACTTGAGAATCTATTACTAGTTAAGAAGAAACATGTTCCGTGGAATACAAAATCAAGAAAATATGGCGATGATGAAACTATGGCTCACTGGATGTCAACCGAACAAGTTTCTACTGAAGTAAGTAGGCAATATATAATTGAAGAGGAAACATTGTCATCAGCAAGGTAGATGATATTATGCTGTATTGAACAATGTTGCTTCTATATTCAGTCCAAATACCTAGGAAGTAgtaggaaggaaaaaaaaaaggtcaTTTCCTATGTTATTTTCTAAATTATAAATCCTATTTACCTTTTTAAAATTTTTATCTCCCGTTAATTTTGCATTGCGGGCTGGTTATAAACTATAGGATTAATCGGATATCTAACATTACAATTTTCGTAATTCGAAGATATACCATACTATTCACGATGATGTAAATATAATATTACAATTTCACAATTCAAGAAGATATACCATTACGTCCCACTTCAACCTGTTTATAAAAAATTTTAGACCAAAATACCCTCgtttttcttcctcccctcccctatctcatcctctcctctctctctctctctctctccaagtCAAAAGCTACATCACAACTGCCACGTCCGCCGCCCGTCCTCCGACCCCGGCCCTGCGCGTCCACCGACCGCCGTCCTCCCGGCCTGCCCTGCGCACGCCCCGCTCCAGCCGAGCCCTGCGcatccgcgcgccgccgcggtccGCTCTGCCCCTCGCACGTCCGCAAGATTCTCGGCGCGCTCCCTCCTCCCGGCCTATCGCGCCGCTGCCGCGATCCGGCTCGGCCGCCCGTCCTGCCGcgccggcggcgctccggcccagctccgcgcgtccgcgcgccgcgGTCTGGCTCGGCCACCTGGGCGGTCGCGCGTGCGGCTTTCCGGCTCGGCACCGCCCCGCGTGGCGGTGGAGGATGGGCACGCGTGGCGCCAGCAGCACCCGAGGGCAGCGCGGGGGCGGCAGATCTGGAGTAGGAAGCGCCAAAAGAGAAGCTGCGGTCCGGCAGCTTTACCACGCGATCGATTCGGCGTCATTCTACCGAGCTCCCTCTCCCTGcctgaattcttggcactcgcTTGTGACTCACGCTAGAGAGAGACCAGGACATCGCAGCTTCTTTTGGAAGAAAGCGAAACACTACTATCTACTGGTCCACATGCCATGCACCAAGCATGCATGTGCCCTGCAACCATGTTCACCAAAGAGCCCGAATCGTGAGGGAGCAGACGGCCGCTACGCCGTGATGGTAACGAGGAGGCGGTTGGGGGAGTTGACGGAGAGGAGCGCGGCGAAGGGGAGCAGTAGCACCGGACGTCATGAGTGAGAGGAGAGGGGACGAGAGGAAAAAAAATACAGAGCGGGTATTTTGGTTCATAAGTTTTTTAGAAACACATGGAAGAGGTAAGTAAGTAGCGGTGTATTTTTAAAAATTGTAAAATTATAATGGCATGTTTATAATATCGTGAATAGTAATAGTATATCTCCGAAGCGTGATAATTGTAATAGCATAGATCCAATTAACCCTAAACTATAACGTGACCACTGCTTACTCTTTGTGTTTGTCGATTGAATACGAAATGGTCTTGCCAACTATGTGTTCCACTGATCCAGTCAGTTGTGAGGACTGGACAAAGGAGTTCCAAGCAGAGCATTAGAATGTCTCTTTATTCTTGCTGTAGTGCAGCCTAGCTATTTTTCTTGCGCAAGCCCCGACTAAAGATTGTGGTCTTTCAGGAAAAAAATAGAGAACTTGTTTGTGAATGTAACAGCATAATTTACATCAACTTTCAATCTGCAATGGAGAGAAGAAACGCTACCTGATCATACGTAGGATTCTGTTAGCACGGTAGGATTATGGTTTGTTGGTGTAGGCAGTAGTGAAACCAGGAAATAATCTCAACAACATAATACTTTTGTGCACGGAGAATTGTCTCGATGAACCAAAGTCAACGCACACAGGCGCAAGAGCATACTATCTGAAACGGGCATCTGTCTCGGATGCAAGGGTACCAACGAACCATCATGATCGGGGCAGGGAGCCTCCCTGCTACCCACCCAGAAAGCTCAACCATTGTCGCTTATAATCTTCCACGCAAACAGTCCGGAACATAAACTGGACCATGATGTTATCAGGTGCATCAAAAGACTATCGGGCTGAAGATGCAGAATCCACAGCATCCTGAATCAAACAGACATGGGGCTGAACATTTACCTGCTATTCCGGAGAAGACAGCAATCACCTTCCTACACACTGCAGCTGCACGGTGCCGTCTTGTACTAGTCGACTAGACACTAGTGTAAGCTGCACGGTGGAGGAGCCTCTGCTCGTGCGCAGGATGGTCGTCGGATGGACACGGACATGCAGCCTGCCCGCTACAAGCTGCAGCACGCGCTGGGGAAGAACGGCTAGGGGACGAAGAGGAAGGGACGGCGCTGGCGACGAACAGGCCACCGATGGCCGCTGCTCTGGGTCCAGAGGCCGATGCTGCACTGGAACTACCGGCCGGGGGCAATCGCACAAGGCCTAGCTAGGCGGCGCCGCAGCAGCCGGCGGCCAGCGCGCCCCCTGTTGCTCGCCGCCTCGCCGGATCGTCGTTACAGGCATCGCTTCGCCGGCGCAGCGAACAGCGAACATGCGTTTCAGACTAGTGCGGCACGCGCGCTGGCTGCTGGGCCTAAGATTTTGGGCCGGCAACTACGTGCGGCCCCTGCAACTGCAAAGCAAAGCTGTGGATCAAAATGAAGTGAAGAACCTGAGTAAAGTGGGCCCGGGAGTAAAGTGGGCCGAGCTGATTTAGCCGCACACCAGCCCGCGCGACGCTCCCGCCCATCTCCACGGGCTAAGGATCCTGCCGCCCGTTCCCGATCCGACGGTTCAAGTGGCcccaggggtggacggtaaatgaaacaCCGTCCACCCGGTCGATAAACGAAACACCGTCGTCCTCGGTTCCCCGTCCCTGCGGACACTGTCCTTCCCGCTGCCGTCCGCCGGCTGTTGAGGGGCACCGGGAGTGAGAGAACAGGATCGTCCTGCCGCGCCAAACTCAGCGCCTCCACGATGCAGCTAGACCATCCCCGTCTGGGATTTTCGAATCCTGCCGCCGACACTCAGCACAAGCAGTGGCGGAGGATGCGACGAAATCGTGgtatggcggcggcgcgcgggggggagcaggggcggcaccGCGCGGGGGGGAGCAGGCCagcaggcggtggcggcggcgcgcgggggagggggggaGAGGGGGCGGCTGAGCgcggggggggagcaggggcggcggcgcgcggggaggagcagggggcggcggcgcgcgcggtggggggagagagggggcggcggcggcggcgcggggaggagcagggggcggcggcgcggagggagCAGGGGGTGGCACGGGGGGAGCAGGAGCAGGGgtcggcgcgcggggggagcaggagtaggggcggcgcgcgggggggagcaggggcggcgcgcggggcggagcaggggccGGCACGGGAGGAGcacggggcggcgcgcgggggagcaggagcagcgggcggcggcgcgcggggggagcagccgagcaggggcggcggcgcggggggagcagggcaGGGGTTTagggcggcggtgcggggggagcagagcagggcaggggcggcggcctaAAAATTTTTCTCCCATTCCCGTGCGTAGGTATGGCGGTTGCCATACCTCGTCACATTAAATCCTCCGCCGATGAGCACAAGGGTTGCCAAGGGTCTCGCCGCGCCAGCGCGTTCTCGCCCACCGGGCATCGCGGCACCGCTACCACCGCCATCGCTGCCGCAGGGAAGGGTTCCTGGAGACGCCTGGCATATTTAATTTTACTATGCCCCAAGCGTACAGGTCAATTTAATCCGTCCCAGATTTGCGGCCGCCTGCATTGCCGGGCGTGCGTGCTTGCACAGTGCGGTGTGCGGAGGCTCAAGATGGGCGTGAGAGAACGACGGCCTGGCGTCCGCCGGCGCGGCGACGGAACTCCACTGATCCAGGTTGAACGCTTAGTGTACCGCTGCAATCGCGAGTTCGTTCGCCAAAAATTTTGCTGGTTTAAGACTGTTCCATTGTGTCTTCGACTCTTCGCGTGCCGTCGCTGTTCTCATCAGAATATTTCTTCTGTTGGTGCTTGTGGTGGAGCGAAAAATTCCCAAAGAGCCGTCGCCTTCTTACCATGTCTGTAGTTGGTCGTCCCCTACTCCGCCGTTGTTTCTTGGTTAGCTGATGCATGATGGGGGTGGACAGCCACTTCTCTCTGAAGAATATGCAGACACATCTGTGCTGGCTGTTCATCACATTATATTCGGTAGCTTCCAGTCCATAAATCAGAGATTCAGAGAGGTAGTTGCAGCAGCATGTAGCGATCTGTTTCTTCCACCAGGGAGAACTAACTGGAGACGCAATCACGAGGCACACACGGGCGCTGTAATGGCGGTTTCAGCCCGCCGTCATCGATCAAccttctgctgctgctgacgGACATGTTCTCCGCCTAGATCCGGGAgccaggcggtggcggcggcagagacgGCGACGAGGTACCTACCAGCTTGCGGCCGCGCGCAGCCGCCGAAGCCGGGCGTCTGGCCGTCCCATTGCCCGTGGCCACGGACGCTTCTATTCTACCCAGAACGGATCGCGAGCGCTTCTCTTGTGAGCTCGTCTTGAACGATGAACCGGCGAGGTTTCCGGGGCCTCGACGGCCGGCGGGCCCTCGCCGACGAGCCCGAGCAACGCCGCGTCAAGCTCCCGCGCCTGCCTGAGGAGCGAGGAGAGGACGACCGAGTCGTTGACGCAGTCCACTGCCGATCTGGACCGCTCGTGTTTGATCGGACGGTTCTAGGGACCCCAGGGGTGGACGGTagatgaaataccgtccaccccctggTCGGTGTTTTGTTCGCTGTCCGCCCAAGGCCGTCCGCCTCCACGCCGGAGCTCCGCGGCGTCCCGGGAGTCGATGATTGATTCCCTCACGCCCTTTCCCCGGTGAGGCGTGACGACACCAGCTTGCATTGCACTGGCCATGGCCACGGACAGCAGGCAAGGGCGGAGCATGGGAGGCGGCGCGGCAGGCGCTCGGCAACGTGCAcggccgcgcgcggcggcgcaatTGTCTGCGAGCGCAGGGAGAGatgcgcggcgaggcgcggcgcggcttgCAGTGCCGGGATGATGTGTGACTTGCTGTTGTGCTCCGCCACGACAGGCGAGCACGGCGACGAGAGCCTCCGGGGTGGGACGTGGTCGTTGGCCACTGGCCAACAACTTCCTCCTCGCcagcggcgagcgcgcgcgacACGGCTCCGTTGGCGCTGACCATGTGCTTCTGGACGGTGTCCACGTTCACGACACGGCCAGGACACGCTCGCGCTCT
The Panicum hallii strain FIL2 chromosome 6, PHallii_v3.1, whole genome shotgun sequence genome window above contains:
- the LOC112896773 gene encoding wall-associated receptor kinase 3-like — protein: MRKAASRGFAASAAIVGTVLLLLGGAAPAAAATTGPGRNNCTRSCGGTDIPYPFGVEPGCYHAAWFNLTCDRSFQPPKLFLGDGTVQVLEISVPNGTVRINSSRLLHTVIGAGASAASGLWGRGLPLGGPFFLSESRSSVALVGCGALVQLRGGDDGSLIASCAAVCPLDGDRRIVVESSGACAGVGCCQASIVLGYDSYNIQVNKLNASAYAEAAVYLVDKGISYADEVAGSVYGYFPEALPATLDWVINHTGCPSVYRDGVASECVSSSSRCVDAGNNVPDRGRRCACGIGYQGNPYILDGCQDIDECKSPDIYPCYGICTNVLGSFICECPSGYYGNASAPDGCQDINECLNQEAYSCYGTCLNVPGAFHCQCPTGTDGNSSRKGGCVTIKNSSPVSGLGIGLGVSGGTSLLLLAFGAPFIIRKLKQRKVKKMKEKYFNQNHGLLLQQMISHKADIGERMIITLRELEKATDNFDRSRVVGGGGHGVVFKGILDLHVVAVKRSKIVVQREIDEFINEVAVLSQVNHRNVVKLLGCCLETEVPLLVYEFISNGTLYHHLHVEGPVSLRWDDRIRIALEVARALSYLHSAASMPIFHRDIKSSNILLDDNLTAKVSDFGASRYIPIDQTGITTAIQGTIGYLDPMYYYTGRLTDKSDVFSYGVLLIELLTRKKPFGYRSDGGDGIVSYFVSLLTKGKLFDIIDPQVIEEEDGEVQEVATLAAMCTKLKGEDRPTMREVEMTLENLLLVKKKHVPWNTKSRKYGDDETMAHWMSTEQVSTEVSRQYIIEEETLSSAR